In Sporichthya polymorpha DSM 43042, a genomic segment contains:
- a CDS encoding pirin family protein, translating into MSTLLQPKLEVRRAEDRAKTDIGWLDSKHSFSFGHHWDPNNVHHGLLLVNNDDIVTPGMGFETHPHRDMEIVTWVLTGSLVHQDSTGHSGVIYPGLAQRMSAGTGILHSEKNDSWRLGGEQHDEPVHFVQMWVVPDENGVDPGYEQLEIDGELLSGGLIPVASGMPQHADAAAIRIRNRYAALHAARLAPGQSVTLPEAPYLHLFVPRGSVELEGAGVLAPGDAVRFTATGGQRVTAGTEPAEILVWEMHATLAS; encoded by the coding sequence ATGAGCACGCTGCTGCAGCCGAAGCTCGAGGTCCGGCGCGCGGAGGACCGCGCGAAGACCGACATCGGCTGGCTGGACTCGAAGCACTCCTTCTCGTTCGGCCACCACTGGGACCCGAACAACGTCCACCACGGCCTGCTGCTGGTGAACAACGACGACATCGTGACGCCGGGGATGGGGTTCGAGACGCACCCCCACCGGGACATGGAGATCGTCACCTGGGTCCTGACCGGATCGCTGGTCCACCAGGACTCGACCGGCCACTCCGGGGTCATCTACCCCGGGCTGGCGCAGCGGATGAGTGCGGGAACCGGAATCCTGCACTCGGAGAAGAACGACTCGTGGCGCCTGGGCGGCGAGCAGCACGACGAGCCGGTCCACTTCGTGCAGATGTGGGTCGTGCCCGACGAGAACGGCGTGGACCCGGGGTACGAGCAGCTCGAGATCGACGGTGAGCTGCTCTCCGGCGGACTGATCCCGGTGGCGTCCGGCATGCCGCAGCACGCCGACGCCGCGGCGATCCGGATCCGCAACCGCTACGCCGCGCTGCACGCCGCCCGGCTCGCACCCGGGCAGAGCGTGACGCTGCCCGAGGCTCCGTACCTGCACCTGTTCGTGCCCCGCGGCTCGGTCGAGCTCGAGGGCGCCGGGGTGCTCGCCCCCGGCGACGCAGTGCGCTTCACCGCCACCGGCGGGCAGCGCGTCACCGCCGGGACGGAGCCGGCCGAGATCCTCGTCTGGGAGATGCACGCCACGCTGGCGAGCTGA
- a CDS encoding terminase TerL endonuclease subunit, translating to MANAGPKTGASNRPLVEHDLPTGGGDRVSAWIEQFVVVPKGAGAGKPMSLRPWQRDLISSAFDEPRPRLGLWSLPRGQGKSSLAAALGLYATHGDGVMGAQVCVVARDERQASLIFRTAVRMTELNPLLAKRSYVYTDRIYVPGSGSTLQMYPADPRSLEGLDPSLALIDEIGVVDRATFEVMLDASGKRPTSLTLCIGTPSEHGTDSVMYDLRRDMLENPDDPLTTFTEFAAPAGCALDDEEAWAVANPALHDFLFPDALRASLPPKTREARFRRARLGQWTSGADDSYMPPGLWPSRSTGVPIPKDAEVVLALDGSFSQDSTGLVAATISAAPHIDVAGHWANPGDEDWRVDVLAVEDAIRLACSKWRVKEITADPYRWQRTLQVLAKEGLPVTEFPQSAARMSPATIGLHEAALNGQVTHSGEKALAAHVANARVTEDVRGTRLRKDSKNSTHRIDLAVCAVMAWSRATFHASKKKRSKVAVW from the coding sequence ATGGCGAACGCGGGGCCGAAGACCGGCGCATCGAACCGCCCGCTGGTGGAGCACGACCTGCCCACCGGCGGCGGCGACCGCGTCTCGGCGTGGATCGAGCAGTTCGTCGTGGTGCCCAAGGGGGCCGGCGCGGGGAAGCCGATGTCGCTGCGCCCGTGGCAGAGGGACCTCATCTCCTCGGCGTTCGACGAGCCCCGCCCCCGCCTCGGGCTGTGGTCACTCCCACGAGGCCAGGGCAAGTCGTCGCTCGCCGCAGCCCTCGGCCTCTACGCCACCCACGGCGACGGCGTGATGGGGGCCCAGGTCTGCGTGGTGGCCCGGGACGAGCGGCAGGCCTCCCTGATCTTCCGGACCGCCGTCCGCATGACCGAGCTGAACCCGCTGCTGGCGAAGAGGTCCTACGTCTACACGGACCGGATCTACGTGCCGGGCAGCGGATCGACCCTCCAGATGTACCCGGCCGACCCCCGATCCCTCGAAGGGCTGGACCCGAGCCTGGCCCTGATCGACGAGATCGGAGTCGTGGACCGGGCGACGTTCGAGGTCATGCTCGACGCCTCCGGCAAGCGCCCAACCTCCTTGACGTTGTGCATCGGCACCCCGTCCGAGCACGGCACGGACAGCGTCATGTACGACCTCCGCCGGGACATGCTGGAGAACCCGGACGACCCGCTGACGACGTTCACCGAGTTCGCCGCACCGGCCGGATGCGCCCTGGACGACGAGGAGGCCTGGGCCGTCGCCAACCCGGCGCTGCACGACTTCCTGTTCCCGGACGCGCTGCGGGCGTCACTGCCGCCGAAGACACGGGAGGCCCGCTTCCGCCGCGCACGGCTGGGCCAGTGGACCTCCGGCGCGGACGACAGCTACATGCCGCCGGGCCTGTGGCCCTCGCGGTCGACGGGAGTCCCGATCCCGAAGGACGCCGAGGTCGTGCTCGCCTTGGACGGCTCGTTCTCGCAGGACTCCACCGGCCTCGTCGCGGCGACGATCAGCGCCGCCCCGCACATCGACGTGGCCGGACACTGGGCGAACCCGGGCGACGAGGACTGGCGGGTGGACGTGCTCGCGGTCGAGGACGCGATCCGGCTGGCCTGCTCGAAGTGGCGGGTCAAGGAGATCACCGCCGACCCGTATAGGTGGCAGCGCACTCTCCAGGTGCTCGCCAAGGAGGGCCTGCCGGTGACCGAGTTCCCGCAGTCGGCGGCGCGCATGTCACCGGCGACCATCGGCCTCCACGAGGCGGCCCTCAACGGCCAGGTCACCCACTCCGGCGAGAAGGCGCTCGCCGCCCACGTGGCCAACGCCCGGGTCACCGAGGACGTGCGCGGCACCCGCCTGCGCAAGGACTCGAAGAACAGCACGCACCGCATCGACCTGGCCGTGTGCGCGGTCATGGCCTGGTCCCGCGCCACGTTCCACGCGAGCAAGAAGAAGCGATCAAAGGTGGCCGTCTGGTGA
- a CDS encoding phage major capsid protein: protein MVTNCRCGADPRNVGPGARPRRTAWCRSRSHIRIAQTRQAMSVKTSTAPELTQEQVLKFLVQPLRESSKFLNSGVKIVDSAGPLRVPVLKGLVAENTTTPEDPSWVGEGELIPKADVDFGSIQLLPSTMESVKIITKWTAEMARQSVLALDAVMQSELIFKVVEKIDRNFLGVGGDGITTPKGILGYSGVQVMDKANAALTYDDMITAMGMCMTANVNMGALKWIMRPEQLTAMHLIKEATGSNRPLIQPDITEAGGFRILGAPVIVSQHLAKGPDSADGDSDADEQNVILADMSQILVARDLAPSVKILTELYAETDEIGVRVTTRYDAVPTNPTAIVKIKNIG from the coding sequence GTGGTGACGAACTGCCGATGCGGTGCCGATCCACGAAACGTCGGGCCGGGTGCCCGGCCGCGACGCACGGCCTGGTGCCGGTCGCGATCCCACATCCGGATCGCACAGACGAGGCAGGCCATGTCGGTCAAGACCAGCACCGCTCCCGAGCTGACCCAGGAACAGGTCCTCAAGTTCCTGGTCCAGCCGCTCCGCGAGTCCTCCAAGTTTTTGAACTCCGGCGTGAAGATCGTTGACTCCGCCGGCCCCCTCCGCGTCCCGGTGCTCAAGGGCCTGGTCGCCGAGAACACCACGACCCCCGAGGACCCGAGCTGGGTCGGCGAGGGGGAGCTGATCCCGAAGGCCGACGTCGACTTCGGAAGCATCCAGCTCCTGCCGTCGACCATGGAGTCCGTCAAGATCATCACGAAGTGGACCGCCGAGATGGCCCGGCAGTCCGTGCTCGCCCTGGACGCGGTGATGCAGAGCGAGTTGATCTTCAAGGTCGTCGAGAAGATCGATCGGAACTTCCTCGGCGTCGGGGGTGACGGCATCACGACGCCCAAGGGAATCCTTGGGTACTCGGGCGTGCAGGTGATGGACAAGGCGAACGCCGCCCTCACCTACGACGACATGATCACCGCGATGGGCATGTGCATGACGGCCAACGTCAACATGGGCGCGCTGAAGTGGATCATGCGACCGGAGCAGCTCACGGCCATGCACCTGATCAAGGAGGCCACCGGCTCGAACCGCCCCCTCATTCAGCCGGACATCACGGAGGCGGGTGGGTTCCGCATCCTCGGCGCTCCGGTCATCGTGTCGCAGCACCTCGCCAAGGGACCGGACAGCGCGGACGGCGACAGCGACGCGGACGAGCAGAACGTGATCTTGGCCGACATGAGCCAAATCCTGGTCGCCAGAGATCTCGCGCCGTCGGTGAAGATCCTGACCGAGCTGTACGCCGAGACGGATGAAATTGGGGTGCGCGTGACAACGCGCTACGACGCTGTCCCGACCAACCCGACGGCGATCGTGAAGATCAAGAACATCGGCTGA
- a CDS encoding recombinase family protein, whose amino-acid sequence MTTEQLRAAIYIRVSQNRNDDRAKPERQLSRCRSLAKSADFKVVTIYDETGSAYSGELPKRDELWKALEEGEIDVVLTLHMDRFLRSTQDMLDFIVIARRTGAQLHTCESGAFDLSTSAGKLVATILAAVAEAESERKSERHTLRNERAILEGKSLGGPPPFGWENPAQTEALRWGIQEYLAGGSLSAIAREWNERGALSHRQRQTASKTGKTVEWSQDAVKKVLIRARNAGLVDRRIDPEKPGAGRQIVEGATAQTEAVCTEDEWRRCVAIATANKRAHRPPSRLLSGLATCSNGHKLNAGINPTKRPDRETGTRSAQYRCTGKGCAAAVRREPLDKLLRDMAVYRLTFTDVQTLAPASRNLERAMSLREELGRLKQERDENVSLLRDRTINAEDLRRLNKPLNLLIDATQEKLDQAQADNAFAAMLSERVRVKRVSLTDAAAARKEVGQKFDALPLDQQRSIVKTLFPKIVVQKLDAGSSTRVPVEDRVTVYLPTGQQYMGWEHDEAV is encoded by the coding sequence ATGACAACTGAGCAGCTCCGAGCAGCGATCTACATCCGCGTCTCGCAGAACCGCAACGACGACCGCGCCAAGCCGGAGCGCCAGCTCTCGCGGTGCCGCAGCCTCGCCAAGTCGGCGGACTTCAAGGTCGTCACCATCTACGACGAGACCGGGAGCGCGTACAGCGGCGAACTCCCGAAACGCGATGAGCTGTGGAAGGCGCTCGAAGAGGGCGAGATCGACGTCGTCCTGACGCTGCACATGGACCGCTTCCTGCGGTCCACGCAGGACATGCTCGACTTCATCGTCATCGCCCGGCGGACCGGCGCGCAGCTCCACACCTGCGAGTCCGGCGCGTTCGACCTGAGCACGTCGGCCGGGAAGCTGGTCGCCACGATCCTCGCGGCCGTCGCGGAGGCCGAGTCCGAGAGGAAGTCGGAGCGGCACACGCTGCGCAACGAACGGGCCATCCTGGAGGGCAAGAGCCTCGGCGGTCCGCCGCCGTTCGGCTGGGAGAACCCCGCCCAGACCGAGGCACTGCGCTGGGGAATCCAGGAGTACCTGGCTGGCGGCTCACTGTCCGCCATCGCCCGCGAGTGGAACGAGCGCGGCGCGCTGTCGCATCGCCAGCGTCAGACAGCATCCAAGACCGGCAAGACGGTCGAGTGGTCGCAGGACGCGGTCAAGAAGGTGCTGATCCGGGCGAGGAACGCCGGACTGGTCGACCGCCGCATCGACCCGGAGAAGCCCGGCGCCGGACGGCAGATCGTGGAGGGCGCGACCGCCCAGACCGAGGCCGTCTGCACCGAGGACGAGTGGCGGCGGTGCGTGGCCATCGCCACCGCGAACAAGCGCGCCCACCGACCACCGAGCAGGCTGCTGTCGGGCCTCGCCACGTGCTCGAACGGCCACAAGCTGAACGCGGGCATCAACCCGACCAAGCGGCCGGACCGGGAGACCGGAACGCGCTCGGCGCAGTACCGGTGCACCGGCAAGGGCTGCGCCGCCGCCGTCCGCCGCGAGCCGCTCGACAAGCTGCTCCGGGACATGGCCGTCTACCGGCTGACGTTCACGGACGTGCAGACGCTCGCCCCGGCGTCGCGGAACCTGGAGCGGGCGATGAGCCTCCGCGAGGAACTCGGCCGGCTGAAGCAGGAGCGCGACGAGAACGTGTCGCTGCTCCGCGACCGCACGATCAACGCCGAGGACCTGCGCAGGCTGAACAAGCCGCTGAACCTCCTGATCGACGCCACGCAGGAGAAGCTCGACCAGGCCCAGGCCGACAACGCGTTCGCGGCGATGTTGAGCGAGCGGGTGAGGGTCAAGAGGGTCTCGCTGACCGACGCGGCGGCAGCCCGCAAGGAGGTCGGACAGAAGTTCGACGCGCTCCCGCTGGACCAGCAGCGCAGCATCGTCAAGACGCTGTTCCCGAAGATCGTCGTGCAGAAGCTCGACGCGGGCAGCTCGACGCGGGTGCCGGTCGAGGACCGGGTGACCGTCTACTTGCCGACGGGCCAGCAGTACATGGGTTGGGAGCACGACGAGGCGGTGTAG
- a CDS encoding YceI family protein has translation MTTTVSQLTGDYTLDTTHTRLGFVARHAMVTKVRGAFTEFSGTAHLDAEDPTRSSAQLTIQVASIDTGNDQRDEHLRTNDFFEVATYPEITFVSTSAESLGDDQYRLTGDLTIKGTTKPVSVDFEYTGTAVDPFGNTRVGFEGKTVLNRKDWGIAWNAALDTGGVLVSEKITLEFDVSAVKNA, from the coding sequence GTGACCACCACCGTTTCTCAGCTGACCGGCGACTACACCCTCGACACCACGCACACCCGCCTCGGCTTCGTGGCCCGGCACGCGATGGTGACCAAGGTCCGCGGCGCCTTCACCGAGTTCTCCGGCACCGCCCACCTGGACGCCGAGGACCCGACCCGCAGCTCCGCGCAGCTGACGATCCAGGTCGCCAGCATCGACACCGGCAACGACCAGCGCGACGAGCACCTGCGCACCAACGACTTCTTCGAGGTCGCGACCTACCCGGAGATCACCTTCGTCTCCACGTCGGCCGAGTCGCTCGGTGACGACCAGTACCGCCTGACCGGCGACCTCACCATCAAGGGCACCACCAAGCCGGTGAGCGTGGACTTCGAGTACACCGGCACCGCCGTCGACCCGTTCGGCAACACCCGCGTCGGCTTCGAGGGCAAGACCGTTCTCAACCGCAAGGACTGGGGTATCGCCTGGAACGCCGCGCTGGACACCGGCGGCGTCCTGGTCTCCGAGAAGATCACGCTCGAGTTCGACGTCTCCGCCGTCAAGAACGCCTGA
- a CDS encoding MarR family winged helix-turn-helix transcriptional regulator yields the protein MTQPTADETRWLTDREQVAWRAMLAMWTRLNAQLAREMAADSDLSMADFSVLVALTDTCAGRTRAFSLAEALQWEKSRLSHQLARMEKRGLIERTECAEDGRGQIVGVTAAGRRAIEAAAPAHVAAVRRLFLDALTPDQLESLTEIARVALLRLDGTVEIPGLPQACGEAANGSHDPHGERV from the coding sequence GTGACCCAGCCCACTGCCGACGAGACCCGCTGGCTCACCGACCGTGAGCAGGTGGCCTGGCGCGCGATGCTCGCGATGTGGACCCGGCTGAACGCCCAGCTGGCCCGTGAGATGGCGGCCGACTCCGACCTGTCGATGGCCGACTTCTCGGTCCTGGTCGCCCTCACCGACACCTGCGCCGGGCGCACCCGCGCCTTCTCCCTCGCCGAGGCCCTGCAGTGGGAGAAGAGCCGCCTGTCCCACCAGCTCGCCCGGATGGAGAAGCGCGGCCTGATCGAGCGGACCGAGTGCGCCGAGGACGGTCGCGGCCAGATCGTCGGCGTCACGGCCGCCGGCCGGCGCGCGATCGAGGCGGCCGCCCCGGCCCACGTCGCCGCGGTCCGCCGGCTCTTCCTCGACGCCCTGACCCCGGATCAGCTCGAGTCCCTCACCGAGATCGCGCGGGTTGCCCTGCTCCGGCTCGACGGGACCGTCGAGATCCCCGGCCTGCCCCAGGCGTGCGGCGAGGCTGCGAACGGTTCCCACGATCCGCACGGGGAGCGCGTATAA
- a CDS encoding nitroreductase family protein: protein MPATPLTAVRAPLPARQADTPAQLHPLLAGRWSPRGFDPAHRVSDADLHTLLEAARWAPSAANAQPWRFLVGRRGEGTFDAIVDLLHPGNQAWAPRASLLIVAVADTAPASTAPWAVYDTGQGCSSFRHDN, encoded by the coding sequence ATGCCTGCAACACCTCTCACCGCCGTGCGCGCGCCCCTGCCGGCCCGGCAGGCGGACACGCCGGCCCAACTGCATCCGTTGCTCGCCGGGCGCTGGAGCCCGCGCGGGTTCGACCCCGCGCACCGGGTCTCCGACGCCGACCTGCACACGCTGCTCGAGGCCGCCCGCTGGGCGCCCTCGGCCGCGAACGCCCAGCCGTGGCGCTTCCTGGTCGGCCGCCGGGGTGAGGGGACCTTCGACGCGATCGTCGACCTGCTTCACCCGGGCAACCAGGCCTGGGCCCCGCGGGCCTCGCTGCTGATCGTGGCCGTCGCCGACACAGCGCCGGCGAGCACGGCCCCGTGGGCCGTCTACGACACCGGGCAGGGTTGCAGTAGCTTTAGGCATGACAACTGA
- a CDS encoding MFS transporter, with the protein MSEADRQWVVTAYALAFGSLLLLGGRVSDLLGRRTTFLLGLVGFATASAIGGAAQNFATLVSARVGQGVFAALLAPAALSLLTTTFTDPRERAKAFAIFGALAGTGGAVGLLLGGSLTTYASWRWALYVNIAFAAVAFLGAVALLPKVPRGPRPKLDLLGTLTASTGLFTLVFGLSRAETEGWSDDLTVFCLVASSALLTSFVARQRTFARSGRHPLLPPSIVADRDRAGAFLAMLIVGSGMFAVFLFLTYYLQTVMGYSAIRTGCAFLPMVAMIVVFSQLTNLVLLPRMGARVLIPLGMAVAALAMSDWTTIDARGDYATEVLPGFLVLCMGLGLIFSPSIQGAVSRVHPRDAGVRDLRGRRGGGGAAAALPGSAGEQQLAQRAPFARGALPGRVGLREVRLGVELPDRDDRDRP; encoded by the coding sequence ATCTCCGAAGCGGACCGGCAGTGGGTCGTCACCGCCTACGCCCTCGCGTTCGGCAGCCTGCTCCTGCTCGGCGGCCGGGTCAGCGACCTGCTCGGCCGGCGGACCACTTTCCTGCTCGGGCTGGTCGGCTTCGCGACCGCGTCCGCGATCGGCGGCGCGGCCCAGAACTTCGCGACGCTCGTGAGCGCCCGCGTCGGTCAGGGCGTCTTCGCGGCGCTGCTCGCGCCGGCGGCCCTGAGCCTGCTCACCACGACGTTCACCGACCCGCGCGAGCGGGCGAAAGCCTTCGCGATCTTCGGGGCGCTGGCCGGCACCGGTGGGGCCGTCGGCCTCCTGCTCGGCGGGAGCCTGACGACCTACGCGTCGTGGCGCTGGGCGCTCTACGTCAACATCGCGTTCGCGGCCGTCGCCTTCCTCGGCGCGGTCGCGCTCCTGCCGAAGGTGCCGCGCGGGCCGCGGCCGAAGCTCGACCTGCTCGGCACGCTGACGGCCTCGACCGGCCTGTTCACGCTCGTGTTCGGCCTGTCGCGCGCGGAGACCGAGGGGTGGTCGGACGACCTCACCGTCTTCTGCCTGGTCGCGTCGTCGGCGCTGCTGACGAGCTTCGTCGCCCGGCAGCGCACGTTTGCTCGCTCGGGCCGGCACCCCCTGCTGCCGCCGTCGATCGTGGCCGACCGCGACCGCGCCGGTGCGTTCCTCGCGATGCTCATCGTGGGCTCGGGGATGTTCGCCGTGTTCCTGTTCCTGACCTACTACCTGCAGACGGTCATGGGGTACTCGGCGATCCGCACCGGCTGCGCGTTCCTGCCGATGGTCGCGATGATCGTCGTGTTCTCGCAGTTGACGAACCTCGTGCTGCTGCCCCGGATGGGCGCGCGTGTGCTGATCCCGCTGGGGATGGCGGTCGCCGCGCTCGCGATGAGCGACTGGACGACGATCGACGCCCGGGGCGACTACGCGACCGAGGTGCTGCCCGGCTTCCTCGTCCTGTGCATGGGCCTGGGGCTGATCTTCTCGCCCTCGATCCAGGGCGCCGTGTCCCGCGTGCACCCGCGGGACGCCGGCGTGCGCGATCTTCGCGGTCGGCGCGGTGGTGGTGGCGCTGCTGCTGCGCTCCCCGGGTCAGCCGGCGAGCAGCAGCTCGCTCAGCGGGCGCCGTTCGCGCGGGGCGCGCTCCCGGGCCGCGTAGGGCTCCGGGAGGTCCGCCTCGGGGTCGAGCTGCCCGATCGCGACGACCGAGACCGGCCGTAG
- a CDS encoding MFS transporter: MSATTVPASRPDDAARPDVVHREIPRQVAPDASAEAAAAARAHRHRWLVLGVLGIAQLMVVLDATIMNVALPAAQNALVFSDSDRQWVVTAYALAFGSLLPLGGRLSDLFGRRATLLVGLFGFAGASALGGAAQNFEVLVTARALQGVFGALLAPACLSLLTTTFTDPKERAKAFGVFGALAGIGGAIGLLLGGALTTYVSWRWALYINLAFAAVAIAGTAALLPRMKRSGRVHLDLPGTLTISAGLFSLVYGFSHAETDGWSNGVTIGFLAASAVLLVLFVVLQTRVSDPLLPMRVLADRTRSGAYLAVLISGAGMFAVFLYLTYYLQAVLGFSAIRTGVAFLPMVVALVFMAQIANTVLLRRMGPRILVTLGMAVAALGMSDFTVITVEGDYATQVLPGLIVMGMGIGLIFAPAMQAAITGIEARDSGVASAIVNTAQQVGGSVGLALLGTVAGDALTSHLGKGDDVPTAMVESYVTTFWWATAIFAVGAVLVGLLLRSGRLPEPAEGTEHVMAH; the protein is encoded by the coding sequence ATGTCCGCCACCACCGTTCCGGCCTCACGGCCGGACGACGCCGCCCGTCCGGACGTCGTCCACCGGGAGATCCCGCGCCAGGTCGCACCCGACGCTTCCGCGGAAGCGGCCGCCGCCGCCCGGGCCCACCGGCACCGCTGGCTGGTGCTCGGGGTCCTCGGCATCGCGCAGCTGATGGTCGTCCTCGACGCGACGATCATGAACGTCGCGCTCCCGGCCGCGCAGAACGCCCTCGTGTTCTCCGACAGCGACCGGCAGTGGGTCGTCACCGCGTACGCCCTCGCGTTCGGCAGCCTGCTGCCCCTCGGCGGCCGACTCTCGGACCTGTTCGGCCGGCGCGCGACACTCCTCGTCGGGCTGTTCGGCTTCGCGGGGGCCTCGGCGCTCGGCGGTGCGGCGCAGAACTTCGAGGTGCTCGTGACCGCCCGCGCGCTCCAGGGCGTGTTCGGCGCGCTGCTGGCCCCCGCCTGCCTGAGCCTGCTGACGACGACGTTCACCGACCCGAAGGAGCGGGCGAAGGCCTTCGGCGTCTTCGGTGCCCTCGCCGGCATCGGCGGCGCGATCGGCCTGCTGCTCGGCGGCGCGCTGACCACCTACGTCTCGTGGCGCTGGGCGCTGTACATCAACCTGGCCTTCGCGGCCGTGGCGATCGCCGGTACCGCCGCCCTGCTCCCCCGCATGAAGCGCAGCGGCCGGGTCCACCTCGACCTGCCGGGCACGCTGACGATCTCCGCCGGCCTGTTCTCCCTGGTCTACGGGTTCTCGCACGCCGAGACCGACGGCTGGAGCAACGGCGTCACGATCGGGTTCCTCGCGGCCTCCGCCGTGCTGCTCGTGCTCTTCGTGGTCCTGCAGACCCGGGTCTCCGACCCGCTGCTCCCGATGCGCGTCCTCGCCGACCGCACCCGGTCCGGCGCGTACCTCGCGGTGCTGATCTCGGGCGCCGGGATGTTCGCGGTGTTCCTGTACCTGACCTACTACCTGCAGGCGGTTCTGGGCTTCTCGGCCATCCGCACCGGTGTGGCCTTCCTGCCGATGGTGGTGGCCCTCGTCTTCATGGCGCAGATCGCCAACACCGTTCTGCTGCGCCGCATGGGCCCGCGGATTCTGGTCACCCTCGGCATGGCCGTCGCCGCGCTCGGCATGAGCGACTTCACCGTCATCACGGTCGAGGGCGACTACGCGACGCAGGTCCTGCCCGGCCTGATCGTGATGGGCATGGGCATCGGCCTGATCTTCGCCCCGGCCATGCAGGCCGCGATCACGGGCATCGAGGCGCGGGACTCCGGCGTCGCCTCCGCGATCGTGAACACGGCGCAGCAGGTCGGCGGTTCCGTGGGCCTGGCCCTGCTCGGCACCGTGGCCGGCGACGCACTGACCTCGCACCTGGGCAAGGGCGACGACGTCCCCACGGCGATGGTCGAGTCCTACGTGACGACCTTCTGGTGGGCGACCGCGATCTTCGCCGTCGGCGCGGTCCTGGTGGGGCTGCTCCTCCGCTCGGGCCGCCTGCCCGAGCCCGCCGAAGGGACCGAGCACGTGATGGCGCACTGA
- a CDS encoding phage portal protein: protein MSVVKILEGLSRRLDETSHRLTQLDQYYAGEQPLAFLSREAKEALGNRLTALTVNYPRVVVDSIAERLRVIGFSVNGEADDQIWQAWERSGMEDGQAVAHVEALTLGRSYVLVWTDDSGAPSVTVESPHEFAVVRDPVTRKVTAGAKRWVEDGRARALVFLPDKIHEYVSGADVPTGGVIPAEGWNHAKSTPNPLGTVPVVQLTNRGRLLDHDGVSEMTPVLGLTDAIGKLMADLMVASEFGSRPRRWITGLEVKEEDLLDADGNPVVDADGEPVKVAVNPFTGEAGRVWQVEEPEARLGQFPSADLGGFTSGVDLMLQGVATVSGLPAHYLGVINEQPPSADAIRSAEASLVARCHARMRTFTPEWAKVAQLIAAVQGERPARVEIIWDNPETRTEAQTADAVTKLVQANILPTEAGLARLGYTPEQVESFRAMRLRESLDRQIVAPPTALPTDE, encoded by the coding sequence GTGAGCGTCGTGAAGATCCTCGAAGGCCTGTCCCGGCGGCTGGACGAGACCTCGCACCGGTTGACGCAGCTCGACCAGTACTACGCGGGCGAGCAGCCCCTGGCGTTCCTGTCGCGGGAGGCGAAGGAGGCCCTCGGCAACCGGCTGACCGCCCTGACGGTCAATTACCCCCGCGTCGTCGTCGACTCCATCGCGGAGCGGCTGCGCGTCATCGGCTTCTCGGTGAACGGCGAGGCGGACGACCAGATCTGGCAGGCGTGGGAGCGGTCGGGCATGGAGGACGGCCAGGCCGTCGCCCACGTCGAGGCGCTGACCCTGGGCCGGTCCTACGTCCTTGTCTGGACCGACGACTCCGGCGCACCGTCGGTCACCGTCGAATCGCCGCACGAGTTCGCGGTCGTCCGGGACCCGGTGACGCGCAAGGTCACGGCCGGAGCGAAGCGCTGGGTCGAGGACGGCCGGGCACGGGCGCTGGTGTTCCTGCCCGACAAGATCCACGAGTACGTGTCCGGCGCCGACGTGCCGACCGGCGGCGTGATCCCGGCCGAGGGCTGGAACCACGCGAAGTCCACGCCGAACCCGCTGGGCACGGTGCCGGTCGTCCAGCTCACGAACCGCGGCCGCCTGCTCGACCACGACGGCGTCTCGGAGATGACGCCGGTCCTCGGCCTCACCGACGCCATCGGCAAGTTGATGGCGGACCTCATGGTCGCCTCGGAATTTGGCTCCCGCCCGCGCCGCTGGATCACCGGGCTGGAGGTGAAGGAGGAGGACCTGCTGGACGCCGACGGCAACCCCGTGGTCGACGCCGACGGCGAGCCCGTCAAGGTCGCGGTGAACCCGTTCACCGGCGAGGCGGGCCGCGTGTGGCAGGTCGAGGAGCCTGAGGCCCGCCTGGGCCAGTTCCCCTCGGCGGACCTCGGCGGCTTCACCTCCGGCGTGGACCTGATGCTCCAGGGAGTCGCGACCGTCAGCGGCTTGCCCGCCCACTACTTGGGCGTCATCAACGAGCAGCCTCCGTCGGCCGACGCCATCCGGTCGGCGGAGGCATCCCTCGTGGCCCGCTGCCACGCGAGGATGCGGACGTTCACCCCGGAGTGGGCGAAGGTCGCCCAGTTGATCGCGGCCGTCCAGGGCGAGCGCCCGGCACGGGTGGAGATCATCTGGGACAACCCGGAGACCCGCACCGAGGCCCAGACCGCCGACGCCGTCACCAAGCTCGTGCAGGCCAACATCCTCCCGACGGAGGCCGGGCTCGCCCGCCTCGGGTACACGCCGGAGCAGGTCGAGAGTTTCCGGGCCATGCGCCTGCGCGAATCTCTGGACCGCCAGATCGTCGCGCCGCCGACGGCGCTGCCGACCGATGAGTGA